A genomic region of Salinibacter pepae contains the following coding sequences:
- a CDS encoding cbb3-type cytochrome c oxidase subunit II, whose translation MTRIALIFLGAFAAIAMSFTALTLLPRLQLSTVEPTPGTTDYTYSEQLGRDVYKQEGCMYCHSQQVRPEDFGSDVARGWGPRGSRPGDYVYDETHQLGTMRTGPDLHDIASRQPSRDWHLAHLYQPRSVSPGSVMPAYPYLFEVKKKSSVMASETTVPISPEYAPPGDSVVVATERALALYDYLMTLELEPMDREASN comes from the coding sequence ATGACCCGGATTGCACTGATTTTTCTGGGGGCGTTTGCGGCAATCGCGATGAGCTTTACGGCCCTCACGCTGCTGCCGCGCCTGCAGCTCTCAACGGTCGAGCCCACACCGGGCACCACCGACTACACCTACTCCGAGCAGCTGGGGCGCGACGTCTACAAGCAGGAGGGCTGTATGTACTGCCACAGCCAGCAGGTGCGGCCGGAGGACTTCGGGTCCGACGTGGCCCGCGGATGGGGGCCGCGGGGGTCCCGCCCCGGCGACTACGTGTACGACGAGACCCATCAACTGGGCACGATGCGGACGGGGCCGGACCTCCACGACATCGCCAGCCGCCAGCCCAGTCGCGACTGGCACCTGGCTCACCTCTACCAGCCCCGCTCGGTGAGCCCGGGCTCGGTGATGCCGGCGTATCCGTACCTCTTCGAGGTGAAGAAGAAGTCGAGCGTCATGGCGTCGGAGACGACGGTGCCCATCAGTCCAGAGTACGCGCCGCCGGGCGACAGCGTGGTGGTGGCCACCGAAAGAGCCCTCGCCCTCTACGACTACCTCATGACCCTGGAGCTTGAACCCATGGATCGTGAGGCCTCCAACTGA
- a CDS encoding c-type cytochrome, with the protein MADDPSSPPEPDPEQRSDPDRSPEPIDMLRPLFREEPLPPEGGEPPKMWLWILIFGVLLFSTFYLGAYMGDFSPDPWLQSPEPVAQRTGPPEPEPVSGAQVYSARCASCHQSNGQGISGAFPTLIGTRWVENKGQVIRILLHGLQGEIEVQGATYNGNMPAWGSTLSDKEIAAVITHIRQSWDNDYGEVTPDEVASVRAATEGRSDTWSPDELKASENQTVPGGNDDTAARGPSGAVGPALYDRLVAQASPNRMPAPAR; encoded by the coding sequence ATGGCCGACGACCCTTCGTCCCCGCCCGAGCCGGACCCGGAGCAGCGCAGCGACCCCGACCGGTCGCCCGAGCCGATTGACATGCTGCGCCCCCTCTTCCGCGAGGAGCCCCTGCCGCCGGAAGGGGGAGAGCCCCCGAAGATGTGGCTCTGGATTTTGATCTTCGGCGTCCTGCTCTTCAGTACGTTCTACCTGGGGGCCTACATGGGCGACTTCAGCCCCGATCCGTGGCTCCAGTCCCCGGAGCCCGTGGCCCAGCGCACCGGGCCGCCCGAGCCGGAGCCGGTGAGCGGCGCGCAGGTGTACAGCGCCCGCTGCGCGAGCTGTCACCAGTCCAACGGGCAGGGCATCTCGGGGGCATTCCCGACGCTGATCGGGACGCGGTGGGTGGAAAACAAGGGCCAGGTGATCCGCATCCTGCTCCACGGCCTGCAGGGCGAAATTGAAGTCCAAGGGGCGACCTACAACGGCAACATGCCCGCCTGGGGCTCCACGCTCAGCGACAAGGAGATCGCCGCGGTCATCACGCACATCCGGCAGTCCTGGGACAACGACTACGGGGAGGTCACCCCCGACGAGGTGGCGTCCGTGCGGGCGGCGACCGAGGGACGGTCCGACACGTGGTCGCCCGACGAACTGAAGGCCTCCGAGAATCAGACCGTGCCCGGCGGCAATGACGACACCGCCGCCCGGGGCCCGTCGGGAGCGGTCGGCCCGGCCCTGTACGACCGTCTCGTCGCGCAGGCGTCGCCGAACCGGATGCCCGCCCCTGCCCGATAG
- a CDS encoding heavy metal translocating P-type ATPase, translating into MQRCDHCDMPISGTEDTAVSGVAGRTHYCCYGCRMRAETLGDEEATRSDEQQTLLVRLFAGVLMAGFVMVFSLAISSGYGFGALRRLEHEVGTAHWVLLLAAVPALLLLGPPLLRSAWDDLRGGGLTLNVLFTLGTTSAVVVSGVSYARGTGPIYLETAVMLLALYTLGRYLTARAKDTTTRVLRRLVQVPDTTYVRLGPDPGEVVPDDLRVDDRIRVPAGDVIPVDGTVVGGRSYVDESSLTGESQPVVKEAGDTVYAGTTAQDGALTVDATAVAEDRRLARVAQMMHRALEQPPRLARLTDRILRWLIPGVVGLALVAFAGWWGAVGFSKALYVALSVVLITCPCALGIAIPLSLTVALEQAGRKGVLVRSGRTLLDLARATAVTFDKTGTLSTLTAPSVRVLRPETVPVKEAPAPADDAVLRRAAAVEQGTNHALATAVVEAAGDRDLSLPAVADVTTHPGAGVVGRVQVNGRMRRVGVGNERLLDALGVPGAPRLHEAFADEADAGRTPLYVVDEAAVVGLLSIEERVAPHAEAVVGAVRERSEAVSVLTGDRPAAARRLEDRLGVRAEAGLAPDEKVDRLAALRDTHGPVVMVGDGINDAAALAEADVGIALSSGASVSMEAADVTLYNPDLRLVPWLQHLGRRTHRVIQQNLWWTFGYNAIGLGLAVAGLLHPIAAVVIMTLSSILVTGNAFRLRRTASPEALP; encoded by the coding sequence ATGCAGCGCTGCGACCACTGCGACATGCCCATCTCCGGGACGGAGGACACCGCCGTCTCCGGCGTGGCCGGCCGCACGCACTACTGCTGCTACGGGTGTCGCATGCGGGCCGAGACGCTTGGCGACGAGGAGGCGACCCGTTCCGACGAGCAGCAGACCCTCCTCGTGCGGCTCTTCGCCGGCGTCCTCATGGCGGGGTTCGTCATGGTCTTCAGCCTGGCGATCAGCTCGGGGTACGGGTTCGGGGCCCTGCGGCGGCTGGAGCACGAGGTGGGAACGGCCCACTGGGTGCTGCTGCTGGCGGCCGTGCCGGCGCTTCTGCTGCTCGGGCCGCCGCTCCTCCGCTCCGCCTGGGACGACCTGAGAGGAGGAGGGCTCACCCTGAACGTGCTGTTTACGCTCGGCACCACGAGCGCAGTCGTCGTAAGCGGGGTGAGCTACGCCCGGGGCACCGGCCCCATCTACCTCGAAACGGCCGTCATGCTGCTGGCGCTCTATACGCTGGGCCGGTACCTCACGGCCCGCGCCAAGGACACCACCACGCGCGTGCTGCGCCGCCTCGTGCAGGTGCCCGACACCACGTACGTGCGCCTGGGCCCCGACCCTGGGGAGGTCGTTCCCGACGACCTGCGAGTGGACGACCGGATTCGGGTGCCGGCGGGGGACGTCATCCCGGTCGACGGAACGGTGGTGGGGGGGCGGAGCTACGTGGACGAGAGCAGCCTGACGGGCGAGTCGCAGCCGGTCGTCAAAGAGGCGGGCGATACGGTGTACGCCGGCACGACGGCCCAGGACGGGGCCCTCACGGTCGACGCAACGGCGGTGGCGGAGGACCGGCGCCTCGCCCGCGTGGCGCAAATGATGCACCGGGCCCTGGAGCAGCCCCCGCGCCTCGCCCGCCTCACCGATCGCATTCTCCGGTGGCTCATTCCCGGCGTCGTGGGGCTGGCGCTCGTCGCGTTTGCGGGCTGGTGGGGGGCGGTCGGGTTCTCAAAGGCGCTCTACGTGGCGCTCAGCGTCGTCCTCATTACCTGCCCCTGTGCCCTCGGGATCGCCATCCCCCTCTCGCTCACCGTGGCCCTGGAGCAGGCCGGGCGGAAGGGAGTGCTGGTGCGCTCGGGCCGCACGCTGCTGGACCTCGCCCGGGCCACGGCCGTGACGTTCGACAAGACGGGTACGCTGAGCACACTCACGGCGCCCTCGGTGCGGGTGCTGCGCCCGGAGACGGTTCCTGTGAAGGAAGCTCCGGCGCCGGCGGACGACGCGGTGCTCCGGCGGGCCGCCGCCGTGGAGCAGGGCACGAACCACGCCCTCGCGACGGCCGTCGTGGAGGCGGCGGGGGACCGGGACCTGTCGCTCCCGGCGGTCGCCGACGTGACGACCCACCCCGGGGCGGGCGTGGTGGGCCGGGTGCAGGTGAACGGGCGGATGCGTCGGGTGGGCGTGGGCAACGAGCGACTGCTCGATGCGCTGGGCGTGCCCGGCGCGCCGCGTCTCCACGAGGCGTTTGCCGACGAGGCGGACGCGGGGCGCACCCCGCTCTACGTGGTGGACGAGGCCGCCGTAGTGGGCCTCCTGAGCATCGAGGAGCGCGTGGCGCCGCACGCTGAGGCCGTAGTGGGGGCCGTCCGGGAGCGATCCGAGGCCGTATCGGTGCTTACGGGCGACCGGCCCGCGGCGGCGCGGCGGCTGGAGGACCGGCTCGGGGTGCGCGCGGAGGCGGGGCTTGCCCCGGACGAGAAGGTCGACCGGCTCGCGGCCCTTCGAGACACGCACGGGCCGGTCGTGATGGTGGGCGACGGGATCAACGACGCGGCCGCGCTGGCCGAGGCGGACGTGGGCATCGCGCTGTCGTCGGGGGCCTCGGTGTCCATGGAGGCCGCGGACGTGACCCTCTACAACCCCGACCTCCGGCTCGTCCCGTGGCTCCAGCACCTCGGCCGCCGCACCCACCGCGTCATCCAGCAGAATCTGTGGTGGACGTTCGGCTACAACGCCATCGGCCTCGGCCTCGCCGTTGCGGGCCTGTTGCATCCGATCGCCGCGGTCGTCATTATGACGCTGAGCAGTATTCTCGTGACGGGCAACGCCTTTCGGCTCCGACGAACAGCCTCCCCGGAGGCACTCCCGTAG
- a CDS encoding MBL fold metallo-hydrolase: MLFRQINDAKLAQYAYLIGCQETGEALLVDPERDIDRYLDLAEREGLEITAVTETHIHADFLSGARELAERFDTTLYLSDEGDENWKYEWAQGPKQSGGDYDVTWLYDGDTFTVGNIEITALHTPGHTPEHLSFLVMDRGGGADEPMGLLTGDFVFVGDLGRPDLLESAAQVEGAMEPSARTLYASVQRVLEMPDHLQVWPAHGAGSACGKALGAVPQSTLGYEKQFNPMIDAAREDEDAFVDAILADQPEPQIYFARMKRDNKEGMPVLGSLPSPRELTVRELKDATADEAPLIIDTRLDRSAYMAHHIPGSLYAPMNDTFNTVVGSLVEDETTPIVLIADDGDVEEAVRDLVRIGYDNVTGFAEIDTLQRYFQAGGPSETIDEITFADFDAELQDEATAVLDVRYRSEFEEGHVEGALNASYTRMPEYETELPTDKTLLVHCGSGARAAAASSYLARTGHSVKYVNDHFANYEADESTSEEPVAA; the protein is encoded by the coding sequence ATGCTATTCCGACAGATCAACGACGCGAAGCTCGCGCAGTACGCGTACCTCATCGGGTGCCAAGAGACCGGCGAGGCGCTTTTGGTGGACCCGGAGCGCGACATCGACCGCTACCTCGACCTTGCCGAACGCGAGGGCCTCGAAATTACGGCCGTCACCGAAACCCACATCCACGCCGACTTCTTGTCCGGTGCCCGCGAGCTGGCCGAGCGGTTCGACACGACGCTTTACCTCTCGGACGAGGGGGACGAGAACTGGAAGTACGAGTGGGCACAGGGGCCGAAACAAAGCGGCGGGGACTACGACGTGACGTGGCTCTACGACGGCGACACGTTCACGGTTGGCAACATCGAGATTACGGCCCTTCACACGCCGGGCCACACGCCGGAGCACCTGTCCTTCCTCGTGATGGACCGCGGCGGTGGGGCGGACGAGCCGATGGGCCTTCTGACCGGCGACTTTGTGTTCGTCGGCGACCTCGGGCGGCCGGACCTTCTGGAGTCGGCGGCGCAGGTGGAGGGGGCGATGGAGCCGTCGGCGCGCACCCTGTACGCGTCGGTGCAGCGCGTGCTCGAGATGCCGGATCACCTGCAGGTGTGGCCGGCGCACGGGGCCGGATCGGCCTGCGGCAAGGCCCTCGGCGCGGTGCCGCAGTCCACGCTCGGGTACGAGAAGCAGTTCAACCCGATGATCGACGCGGCCCGCGAGGACGAAGATGCGTTCGTCGACGCGATCCTGGCCGACCAGCCGGAGCCGCAGATCTACTTCGCCCGCATGAAGCGGGACAACAAGGAGGGGATGCCGGTGCTCGGCTCGCTGCCCTCCCCGCGCGAGCTGACGGTGCGCGAACTCAAGGACGCCACCGCGGACGAGGCGCCCCTCATCATCGACACGCGGCTCGACCGGTCGGCCTACATGGCCCACCACATTCCCGGCAGCCTCTATGCGCCGATGAACGACACCTTCAACACGGTGGTCGGCTCGCTGGTGGAGGACGAGACCACCCCCATCGTGCTGATCGCAGACGACGGGGACGTGGAGGAGGCCGTTCGCGACCTGGTGCGCATCGGATACGACAACGTGACGGGCTTTGCAGAGATCGATACGCTCCAGCGCTACTTCCAGGCGGGCGGCCCGAGCGAGACGATCGACGAGATCACGTTTGCGGACTTCGACGCCGAGCTGCAGGACGAGGCGACGGCCGTGCTCGACGTGCGCTACCGCTCGGAGTTCGAGGAGGGACACGTGGAGGGGGCGTTGAACGCGTCCTACACCCGCATGCCGGAGTACGAGACGGAGCTGCCCACCGACAAGACGCTGCTCGTGCACTGCGGCAGCGGGGCGCGGGCGGCGGCCGCCTCCTCGTACCTGGCGCGGACGGGGCACTCGGTGAAGTACGTGAACGACCACTTCGCAAACTACGAGGCCGACGAATCCACGTCCGAGGAGCCGGTGGCGGCATAG
- a CDS encoding SulP family inorganic anion transporter — MPDRMSFFSRLFPLAQQLTDYGRDQLRGDLSAGLTVGVMLIPQGMAYALIAGLPPIYGLYASLVPLAVYSLFGTSRQLAVGPVAMVSLLVAAAVGPLANGDPALYIGLTLLLSLMVGVLQFGLGVARFGFLVNFLSHPVLSGFTSAAALIIGFSQLKHLLGIDLPRSNYIHEILWAAAGRVGQIDPLTVLLGVGSILLLVGLRQLNPSIPGALVAVMTTTGLVWAFGLDEHGVSIVGSVPGGLPAPSLPPLGMENVWALTPSALAIGLVGFMESIAVAKVYAGRHRYDIDANQELIGLGLANIAGAFFSAYPTTGGFSRTAVNDEAGARTTLAGLVAAGVIALTLLLLTPLFYYLPNAVLAAIIMVAVSGLIEWKEALHLWDVDRKDLGLMALTFVATLALGIEEGILAGVIVSLIVVIYQSSTPHTAIMGRLPGTDTYRNLKRNPEALTQSNVVVARMDANLYFATASAFQDLVRRIDTQDPSLQAAVVDMYPVNRIDSTGVGALKKVIETCRRHNVALYLAGVKGPVKDMLDEAGVTRMLGEDRFFFEVSGAVDAAEADVEPTDSGVESPLPDTPA, encoded by the coding sequence ATGCCGGACCGCATGTCGTTCTTCTCCCGCCTTTTTCCACTTGCCCAGCAACTGACCGACTACGGACGCGACCAGCTGCGTGGGGATCTGTCTGCGGGCCTGACGGTGGGGGTCATGCTCATCCCCCAGGGCATGGCGTACGCCCTCATTGCCGGCCTGCCGCCGATCTACGGGCTGTACGCCTCGCTCGTCCCGCTGGCCGTGTACTCCCTGTTTGGAACCTCACGGCAACTGGCGGTGGGCCCCGTGGCCATGGTGTCGCTGCTGGTGGCGGCGGCCGTGGGGCCGCTGGCCAACGGAGACCCCGCACTCTACATCGGACTGACCCTGCTGCTGTCGCTCATGGTGGGGGTGCTCCAGTTCGGGCTCGGCGTGGCTCGCTTCGGCTTTCTGGTCAACTTTCTCTCGCACCCGGTCCTGAGCGGGTTTACCTCGGCCGCGGCGCTCATCATCGGGTTCAGTCAGCTGAAGCATCTGCTCGGCATCGACCTGCCACGGTCCAATTACATCCACGAGATTCTGTGGGCGGCGGCCGGGCGGGTTGGGCAGATCGATCCGTTGACGGTACTGCTGGGAGTGGGCAGCATTCTTCTTCTGGTGGGCCTCCGTCAGCTAAACCCTTCCATTCCCGGGGCACTGGTGGCCGTCATGACGACTACAGGGCTCGTATGGGCCTTCGGGCTGGACGAACACGGTGTCAGCATTGTGGGAAGTGTGCCGGGCGGGCTTCCGGCCCCGTCGCTGCCGCCGCTCGGGATGGAGAATGTCTGGGCCCTGACGCCGAGTGCCCTTGCAATTGGGCTCGTCGGGTTTATGGAGTCCATCGCGGTGGCCAAGGTGTATGCGGGGCGGCACCGGTACGACATCGACGCCAATCAAGAGCTGATTGGTCTCGGCCTGGCCAACATCGCCGGGGCCTTTTTTAGCGCGTACCCCACCACGGGCGGGTTTTCGCGAACGGCCGTGAACGACGAGGCCGGGGCCCGGACGACCCTCGCGGGGCTCGTCGCTGCGGGCGTCATCGCCCTCACCCTGCTTCTTCTCACTCCCCTCTTCTACTACCTGCCAAACGCCGTCCTGGCCGCCATCATCATGGTGGCGGTCTCGGGGCTCATCGAATGGAAAGAGGCCCTGCACCTCTGGGACGTGGATCGGAAGGACCTGGGCCTGATGGCCCTTACCTTCGTGGCGACCCTCGCCCTGGGAATTGAAGAGGGCATTCTTGCAGGGGTGATCGTCTCCCTCATCGTGGTGATCTACCAGAGTTCGACCCCGCATACAGCCATCATGGGGCGTCTCCCCGGCACCGACACGTACCGCAACCTCAAGCGCAACCCGGAGGCCCTGACGCAAAGCAATGTGGTGGTGGCACGGATGGACGCCAACCTGTATTTCGCGACTGCGTCCGCGTTTCAGGACCTCGTGCGGCGGATCGACACGCAGGACCCCTCCCTCCAGGCGGCCGTGGTGGACATGTACCCGGTCAACCGCATCGACTCCACCGGCGTGGGGGCCCTGAAGAAGGTGATCGAAACCTGCCGGCGGCACAATGTCGCCCTCTACCTGGCCGGCGTGAAGGGACCGGTGAAGGACATGCTCGATGAGGCGGGCGTGACGAGAATGCTGGGGGAGGACCGGTTTTTCTTCGAGGTGTCCGGCGCGGTGGATGCGGCTGAGGCGGACGTGGAGCCCACGGATTCGGGGGTCGAGAGCCCCCTGCCGGACACGCCTGCCTGA
- a CDS encoding ArsR/SmtB family transcription factor, translating to MLSEPTIDTRADRLEALASPVRLRMVDLIYRGAGEICVCEFMDRFDLSRSTIPHPLEVL from the coding sequence ATGCTCTCCGAGCCGACCATTGACACCCGTGCCGACCGGCTCGAGGCGCTCGCCAGCCCGGTCCGGCTGCGGATGGTGGACCTCATCTACCGCGGCGCCGGCGAGATCTGCGTCTGCGAGTTTATGGACCGCTTCGACCTGAGCCGGTCGACGATCCCCCACCCCCTCGAAGTGCTGTAG
- a CDS encoding ZIP family metal transporter, translated as MVVETSVWVVLFGATITAVATGLGAVPFLFVRDVGDWWLGVFNAAAGGLMLAASHSLIAEGSVLSTGRTLVGILVGLVLILGANTFISRGDDRDVAELAGADARKALLILGIMTAHSFAEGVGVGVSYGGGDELGAFITAAIAVHNIPEGLAISLVLVPRGTPLWKAAGWSIFTSLPQPLMAVPAFLFVLVFEPFLPVGFGLAAGAMIWMVFAELIPDALEDVPGPTAGAAATLAFAALFAFQHFALHV; from the coding sequence ATGGTTGTCGAAACCAGCGTCTGGGTCGTTCTCTTCGGCGCCACCATTACGGCCGTCGCCACCGGCCTGGGCGCGGTGCCCTTCCTGTTCGTGCGGGACGTGGGCGACTGGTGGCTCGGCGTGTTCAACGCCGCCGCGGGCGGGCTCATGCTGGCGGCCAGTCACAGCCTCATCGCTGAGGGATCTGTGCTGAGCACGGGCCGCACCCTGGTCGGCATTCTGGTCGGTCTGGTCCTCATCCTGGGGGCCAACACCTTTATCAGCCGGGGCGACGACCGCGACGTGGCCGAGCTTGCGGGGGCCGACGCCCGGAAGGCGCTGCTCATCCTGGGGATCATGACGGCGCACTCGTTTGCCGAAGGGGTGGGGGTGGGCGTCTCCTACGGGGGCGGCGACGAGCTGGGGGCGTTCATTACCGCGGCCATCGCCGTTCACAACATTCCGGAGGGCCTGGCCATCAGCCTGGTGCTCGTGCCGCGCGGCACGCCCCTCTGGAAGGCGGCCGGGTGGAGCATCTTTACGAGCCTGCCGCAGCCCCTCATGGCGGTCCCCGCCTTTCTGTTCGTGCTCGTCTTCGAGCCGTTTTTGCCGGTTGGCTTCGGGCTGGCGGCCGGCGCGATGATCTGGATGGTCTTCGCGGAGCTCATCCCGGATGCGCTGGAGGATGTGCCCGGGCCTACCGCGGGGGCGGCCGCCACGCTGGCGTTCGCCGCCCTCTTCGCATTCCAGCATTTCGCGCTGCACGTGTAG
- a CDS encoding Dps family protein, with the protein MSAPDPNTTTASAPSTDVAPERAEADVTTGLNDLLADATVFYQKVRHYHWNVTGPHFFTLHEEFETLYTFWNDAIDAIAEQVRSRGDRPVHTLADILDLASLEEDPSTPAAEEMVEVVIADLAALDEQVQHLAERAEEADDAGAVSVLEDLSEQIEEDRWMLRAWLNDL; encoded by the coding sequence ATGTCCGCTCCCGACCCCAACACGACGACCGCTTCCGCCCCTAGCACGGACGTCGCCCCGGAGAGGGCGGAGGCCGACGTAACGACGGGGCTGAACGACCTTCTGGCCGACGCCACGGTGTTCTACCAGAAGGTGCGGCACTACCACTGGAATGTGACCGGTCCCCACTTCTTTACGCTCCACGAGGAGTTCGAGACGCTTTACACCTTCTGGAACGATGCCATCGACGCGATCGCCGAGCAGGTGCGCAGCCGGGGCGACCGGCCCGTCCACACCCTCGCCGACATTCTGGATCTGGCCTCTCTGGAGGAGGACCCGAGCACCCCGGCGGCCGAAGAGATGGTCGAGGTCGTAATCGCGGACCTCGCGGCCCTCGACGAGCAGGTGCAGCATCTCGCCGAGCGGGCCGAGGAGGCCGACGACGCCGGTGCGGTCTCCGTGCTCGAGGACCTCAGTGAGCAGATTGAAGAGGACCGCTGGATGCTGCGCGCCTGGCTCAACGACCTGTAG